Proteins encoded together in one Micromonospora kangleipakensis window:
- a CDS encoding C40 family peptidase, with protein MVDSARGRRQRRGNPVISPVLRPALWSALLGAVAAAALATPAWAEPPLPDTVPDTGSRPVVAGGLRLPGSVPGLPGAGLPGAFGTTPGAATANPGDGPLIAQINAADALVGQLGDDLLQIKGQRDEAQAQLALAATELQRAHEALLAAQESAKAAAADAVKAAAALPPGEFGADLHDFSMLQRITRGDKAEGATTAVAGEVARATAAENIAREAHAAAEARVQERNAAYATAEAALHRQEAALLKLRKDNAARLVEIEKREDAAEQQIGASYVNSQSVSGLVADPRAQAAVRYALAQLGDPYLWAAEGPDRFDCSGLMLAAYQSAGYHDLPRVSRDQYYATRSRTVDPAALLPGDLLFFASGSSWQSIHHVAMYIGGGKMVEAPRTGDVVKISVVRWTRLYAATRVVGAVPAPAIPVPLPTQTTTPPRPGTTPTPTPTPSRTATPKPTRTATPKPTTTTPSPSTSTSPSTSPSPSTSPSPSPTPSTDPSPSESTSPATSSEPAPTDSAAPTDSTSDGTSSSPSTSG; from the coding sequence ATGGTCGACAGCGCACGGGGCCGACGACAGCGACGCGGAAACCCGGTGATCTCGCCGGTGCTGCGTCCGGCGCTCTGGTCCGCGCTGCTCGGCGCGGTGGCCGCCGCCGCGCTGGCCACCCCGGCCTGGGCCGAACCACCGCTGCCCGACACGGTCCCCGACACCGGGTCCCGCCCGGTCGTCGCCGGCGGCCTGCGGCTGCCCGGCTCGGTCCCGGGCCTGCCCGGCGCCGGCCTGCCGGGCGCCTTCGGCACGACCCCCGGCGCGGCGACCGCCAACCCCGGCGACGGCCCGCTCATCGCCCAGATCAACGCGGCGGACGCGCTGGTCGGTCAGCTCGGCGACGACCTGCTCCAGATCAAGGGCCAGCGGGACGAGGCCCAGGCCCAGCTCGCCCTCGCCGCCACCGAACTCCAGCGGGCCCACGAGGCGCTCCTGGCCGCCCAGGAGAGCGCCAAGGCCGCCGCCGCCGACGCGGTCAAGGCCGCCGCCGCGCTGCCCCCCGGCGAGTTCGGCGCCGACCTGCACGACTTCAGCATGCTGCAGCGGATCACCCGCGGCGACAAGGCCGAGGGCGCGACCACCGCGGTGGCCGGCGAGGTGGCCCGGGCCACCGCGGCCGAGAACATCGCCCGGGAGGCGCACGCCGCCGCCGAGGCGCGGGTCCAGGAGCGCAACGCCGCGTACGCGACGGCCGAGGCGGCCCTGCACCGGCAGGAAGCCGCGCTGCTCAAGCTGCGCAAGGACAACGCCGCGCGGCTGGTCGAGATCGAGAAGCGCGAGGACGCCGCCGAGCAGCAGATCGGCGCGTCGTACGTCAACAGCCAGAGCGTGAGCGGGCTGGTCGCCGACCCGCGGGCGCAGGCCGCCGTGCGGTACGCCCTGGCCCAGCTCGGTGACCCCTACCTCTGGGCGGCGGAGGGACCGGACCGGTTCGACTGCTCCGGCCTGATGCTCGCCGCGTACCAGTCAGCCGGGTACCACGACCTGCCCCGGGTCTCCCGGGACCAGTACTACGCCACCCGCTCCCGCACCGTGGATCCCGCCGCCCTGCTCCCGGGTGACCTGCTCTTCTTCGCCTCCGGCAGCAGCTGGCAGAGCATCCACCACGTCGCGATGTACATCGGTGGTGGCAAGATGGTCGAGGCGCCGCGCACGGGTGACGTCGTCAAGATCTCGGTCGTCCGGTGGACCCGGCTCTACGCCGCGACCCGGGTCGTCGGCGCGGTGCCCGCCCCGGCCATCCCGGTGCCGCTGCCCACCCAGACGACCACCCCGCCGAGGCCGGGCACGACGCCGACGCCGACCCCGACGCCCAGCCGGACGGCCACCCCGAAGCCGACCCGGACGGCGACGCCGAAGCCCACGACCACGACGCCGAGCCCCAGCACCAGCACCAGCCCGTCGACCTCGCCGTCGCCGAGCACGTCCCCCTCGCCGTCGCCGACGCCGAGCACGGACCCCTCGCCGTCCGAGTCGACCAGCCCGGCGACGAGCAGCGAGCCCGCTCCGACCGACAGCGCCGCCCCGACCGACAGCACCTCGGACGGCACCTCGAGCAGCCCGAGCACGAGCGGCTGA
- the mqnE gene encoding aminofutalosine synthase MqnE, translating into MDAGLKRELEAKVYAGERLTREDGIALYDSDDLAWLGRLAHHKRTEMNGDRVMFNVNRHLNLTNVCSASCAYCSFQRKPGEKDAYTMRIDEAVRKAKEMEDEQLTELHIVNGLHPTLPWRYYPKVLRELKAALPNVKLKCFTATEVQWFEKISGLSADEILDELMDAGLESLTGGGAEIFDWEVRQHIVDHACHWEDWSRIHRLAHSKGMKTPSTMLYGHIEEPRHRVDHVLRLRELQDETGGFAVFIPLRYQHDFVDSADGKIRNRIQARTTMASPAESLKTFAVSRLLFDNVPHLKNFWVMHGLSVAQLSLNFGVDDLDGSVVEYKITHDADSYGTPNTMHRDDLLNLIWDAGFQPVERDTRYNVVREYDKAPSLAERRSEPQQVWA; encoded by the coding sequence ATGGACGCCGGACTCAAGCGCGAGCTCGAAGCGAAGGTGTACGCGGGCGAGCGGCTGACCCGCGAGGACGGGATCGCCCTCTACGACAGCGACGACCTCGCCTGGCTGGGCCGGCTGGCCCACCACAAGCGCACCGAGATGAACGGCGACCGGGTGATGTTCAACGTCAACCGGCACCTCAACCTGACCAACGTCTGCTCCGCCTCGTGCGCGTACTGCTCCTTCCAGCGCAAGCCGGGCGAGAAGGACGCGTACACGATGCGCATCGACGAGGCGGTCCGCAAGGCCAAGGAGATGGAGGACGAGCAGCTCACCGAGCTGCACATCGTCAACGGCCTGCACCCGACCCTGCCCTGGCGCTACTACCCGAAGGTGCTGCGCGAACTGAAGGCGGCGCTGCCGAACGTCAAGCTCAAGTGCTTCACCGCGACCGAGGTGCAGTGGTTCGAGAAGATCAGCGGCCTGAGCGCCGACGAGATCCTCGACGAGCTGATGGACGCCGGCCTGGAGTCGCTGACCGGTGGCGGCGCGGAGATCTTCGACTGGGAGGTACGCCAGCACATCGTGGACCACGCCTGCCACTGGGAGGACTGGTCGCGGATCCACCGGCTGGCCCACTCGAAGGGCATGAAGACCCCGTCGACGATGCTCTACGGCCACATCGAGGAACCCCGGCACCGGGTCGACCACGTGCTGCGGCTGCGCGAGCTGCAGGACGAGACCGGCGGCTTCGCGGTCTTCATCCCGCTGCGCTACCAGCACGACTTCGTCGACTCGGCGGACGGCAAGATCCGTAACCGGATCCAGGCCCGGACCACCATGGCCTCGCCGGCCGAGTCGCTGAAGACCTTCGCGGTCTCCCGGCTGCTCTTCGACAACGTCCCGCACCTCAAGAACTTCTGGGTGATGCACGGCCTCTCGGTGGCCCAGCTCTCGCTGAACTTCGGCGTGGACGACCTGGACGGCTCCGTCGTGGAATACAAGATCACCCACGACGCCGACTCGTACGGCACCCCGAACACGATGCACCGGGACGACCTGCTGAACCTGATCTGGGACGCCGGTTTCCAGCCGGTCGAGCGGGACACCCGCTACAACGTGGTCCGGGAGTACGACAAGGCGCCGTCGCTGGCCGAGCGGCGCTCCGAGCCGCAGCAGGTCTGGGCCTGA